The following coding sequences lie in one Eleginops maclovinus isolate JMC-PN-2008 ecotype Puerto Natales chromosome 21, JC_Emac_rtc_rv5, whole genome shotgun sequence genomic window:
- the lrrc34 gene encoding LOW QUALITY PROTEIN: leucine-rich repeat-containing protein 34 (The sequence of the model RefSeq protein was modified relative to this genomic sequence to represent the inferred CDS: deleted 2 bases in 1 codon) produces the protein MGSENISEFYASVCSEHEIKINPHVEQVLKETTETENVTLKLSGNCREKCQRLDDEDILALSKCLKNSKSVTGLDLRYNSITDEGVGHLAELLQEDSLALRSLDLTFNDIQKKGAEVLAKSLECNSTLLCLRLSGNKIESRGSMQLASSLQVNNTLQELQLADCDLDTQSVIAFSIVLKSNRTLLSLDISRPLLFSLQEEWAVHFSEMLALNSTLMELHLGKMGLSDTGMERLTEGLRRNTGLRYLDLRCNRVTRDGVRFLANLLKQNPSLEVIDLSSNRIEDVGAMYLSEAIALPGCSLRELSVCSNNIGTKGLLSLAHSLAISTTVSHLYIWGNLLEEPVCQAYQELISSGRLPANQTDVSAYEVDGRVFLAEVFQCLRKHYYRTNCSETDVSALSNTAAEPLKKKASSLHSNFPPHTIEQRVPLQSSI, from the exons ATGGGTAGCGAAAATATTTCAGAGTTTTACGCTTCTGTGTGCTCAGAACatgagataaaaataaatccacacgTTGAACAAGTATTAAAGGAAACGACGGAAACAGA AAATGTCACCTTAAAACTGTCAGGAAACTGCAGA GAGAAATGTCAGCGACTCGATGACGAAGACATCCTCGCTCTCTCCAAATGTCTGAAAAACAGCAAGAGTGTGACAG GTCTTGATTTAAGGTACAACAGTATAACAGATGAAGGAGTTGGACACCTTGCTGAGCTCTTACAG GAGGATAGTTTAGCTCTCCGCTCTCTGGACTTGACGTTCAACGACATCCAGAAAAAAGGAGCTGAAGTTCTTGCCAAGAGCCTGGAG TGTAACAGCACCTTGCTCTGTCTCAGATTGTCGGGTAATAAAATCGAAAGCAGAGGATCCATGCAGCTGGCGAGCAGTCTGCAGGTGAACAACaccctgcaggagctgcagctggcTGACTGCGACCTA GACACTCAGAGTGTGATAGCATTTTCCATCGTGTTGAAAAGCAACAGGactcttctctctctggatATCAGCAGACCACTGCTCTTCAGCCTCCAG gaGGAGTGGGCAGTACACTTCTCTGAGATGCTGGCTCTCAACAGCACCCTGATGGAGCTCCACCTGGGGAAGATGGGGCTGAGCGACACCGGGATGGAGAGGCTGACTGAAGGCCTGCGACGAAACACCGGGCTACGCTACCTGGATCTGCGCTG TAACCGTGTGACTCGTGATGGCGTGCGTTTCCTCGCCAACCTTCTGAAGCAGAACCCAAGCCTAGAGGTCATAGACCTGTCATCCAATCGGATTGAAGATGTAGGAGCGATGTACCTCAGTGAGGCCATCGCCCTGCCAGGCTGCAGCCTCAGAGA gctgtctgtctgcagtaACAACATCGGGACAAAGGGTCTCCTGTCTCTGGCTCACTCCCTGGCCATCAGCACAACTGTGAGCCACCTTTACATCTGGGGAAACCTCCTGGAGGAGCCCGTCTGTCAG GCGTACCAAGAGCTGATCTCCAGCGGCCGCCTGCCTGCGAATCAGACGGATGTTAGCGCTTACGAGGTGGACGGCCGGGTGTTTCTGGCAGAGGTCTTCCAGTGTTTGAGGAAACACTATTACAGAACAAACTGCTCCGAAACAGACGTATCCGCCCTCTCCAACACTGCAGCAGAACCACTTAAAAAGAAAGCCTCCAGCCTCCACTCCAACTTTCCTCCACACACTATTGAGCAACGTGTTCCACTGCAGTCCAGCATTTAA
- the mynn gene encoding LOW QUALITY PROTEIN: myoneurin (The sequence of the model RefSeq protein was modified relative to this genomic sequence to represent the inferred CDS: inserted 1 base in 1 codon) → MANVSSHGKLLLHRLHQQREMDFXCDITIMVRDVEFRAHRNILAAFSKYFSSQAEKGQDITTLDPDKVSRYALEKLLEFIYTGQMNLSSTRQVAVRRAAVFLGMSEATKYMEETPHWSEPSEVSQSELDKDGGFSPPSPTSPGSPSSPVPLSIVSTAGESQEEGKAIKEAEDQDIEEGEKTDGEYSPTTLKSVGRGQGRKRGRKPKGFSGEEVEASSSTDGTPKASRGRGRGRGRGRGRGRGGFKTEVLPLEDSDGSIKDFGDNSEDWSPSLEDETAAKKPRLSAGEGRRGRGRGRGRGRGRGRGRRKVVKEEIEDTEEEAEESGTGETDEFDLGLDMSLEEGEVGEQEASEMNELTLACPECDKLFKDLSSLRRHEKIHKGLKPFVCIFCSKNFRQATQLKTHLRIHTGEKPFNCPDCDKCFAQKCQLVAHRRMHHGEEKPYTCERCGFKFATSSNYKIHIRLHSGEKPYVCDICGQAFAQSSTLTYHKRRHTGEKPYQCDLCGMSFSVSSSLIAHARKHTGETPYKCSQPQCESSFVTSSELKKHMRRLHPDGNTGVQCLLCGNRFASVKNMIKHQEKAHADEVRQHKERARAVVLLASSHPVAFVQSKLSQENKSMATIPEGGEPPNPEPTTPTSKALATSAATSTANDDAATTNVLLQDFKTEPTNPDITAEDQVTFEPDTEQTINSDTLHALVEQLRPQPSPPAQSLEQIVIIRTVDNAEHNPPQQ, encoded by the exons ATGGCTAATGTCTCCAGTCATGGGAAGCTGCTCCTGCACCGCCTCCATCAGCAGCGTGAGATGGACT TGTGTGACATCACCATCATGGTGCGAGACGTAGAGTTCAGAGCCCACCGCAACATCCTGGCTGCGTTCAGCAAGTATTTCTCCTCGCAGGCTGAGAAGGGTCAAGACATCACGACCCTAGACCCCGATAAGGTCAGCCGCTACGCCTTGGAGAAGCTTCTGGAGTTTATCTACACTGGACAGATGAACCTCAGCAG CACCAGACAGGTGGCGGTGCGTCGTGCAGCAGTGTTCCTGGGAATGTCTGAAGCCACAAAGTATATGGAGGAGACCCCGCACTGGTCTGAGCCAAGCGAAGTGTCGCAGTCTGAGCTGGATAAAGATGGGGGTTTCTCTCCGCCCAGCCCAACCTCTCCCGGGAGCCCCAGCTCTCCCGTCCCCCTGTCCATCGTGTCCACGGCGGGGGAGTCTCAGGAAGAGGGGAAGGCTATCAAAGAGGCTGAGGATCAAGATATagaagagggggagaaaacCGATGGAGAGTACTCTCCTACTACGCTGAAGAGTGTTGGGAGAGGACAgggaagaaagagaggcagaaagcCGAAGGGTTTTAGCGGCGAGGAGGTGGAGGCGAGCAGCTCGACTGACGGGACCCCCAAAGCCTccagggggagggggagaggcagagggagggggagaggcaGAGGTAGAGGTGGATTTAAAACTGAGGTTCTGCCTTTGGAGGATTCTGACGGTAGTATAAAGGATTTTGGGGACAACTCTGAAGACTGGAGCCCCTCGCTTGAGGACGAAACTGCAGCAAAGAAGCCTCGACTGAGTGcgggagaggggaggagaggacgggggagggggagaggtaGAGGTAGAGGCAGGGGTCGAGGCAGGAGGAAGGTGGTGAAGGAGGAGATAGAGGACACtgaggaagaagcagaggagagCGGCACAGGGGAGACGGATGAATTTGATCTGGGGCTGGACATGTCCCTGGAGGAAGGAGAGGTGGGGGAGCAGGAAGCGTCAGAAATGAACGAGCTGACGCTTGCGTGCCCAGAGTGCGACAAACTGTTCAAAGACTTGAGCAGCCTGCGACGACACGAGAAGATCCACAAAGGCCTGAAACCCTTCGTCTGCATCTTCTGCTCCAAAAACTTCAGGCAGGCCACGCAGCTGAAGACTCACCTGCGCATTCACACAG GCGAGAAGCCGTTTAATTGCCCCGACTGCGACAAGTGTTTTGCTCAGAAGTGTCAGCTGGTGGCTCACCGCCGGATGCACCACGGAGAGGAAAAGCCGTACACCTGCGAGCGCTGCGGCTTCAAGTTCGCCACCTCGTCCAACTACAAGATACACATCAG aTTGCACAGTGGGGAGAAACCGTACGTGTGTGACATCTGCGGTCAGGCGTTCGCTCAGTCCAGCACACTGACCTATCATAAGCGCCGACACACCGGAGAGAAACCGTACCAGTGCGATCTGTGCGGCATGTCCTTCTCCGTGTCTTCGTCTCTTATCGCTCACGCACGAAAACACACGG GTGAAACTCCGTACAAATGTTCCCAGCCACAATGTGAGTCAAGTTTTGTGACGTCTTCCGAACTGAAGAAACACATGAGGCGACTTCACCCAG ACGGAAACACAGGTGTGCAATGTCTACTGTGTGGAAACCGGTTTGCCAGTGTGAAGAATATGATCAAACATCAGGAGAAGGCTCACGCTGACGAAGTGCGGCAACACAAGGAGAGAGCCCGGGCag tggtCCTCCTGGCTTCCAGTCACCCCGTGGCGTTCGTCCAAAGTAAACTTTCTCAGGAGAACAAAAGCATGGCAACCATCCCTGAAGGCGGGGAGCCACCAAACCCTGAAcccaccacccccacctccaAAGCCCTCGCAACATCAGCAGCCACCAGCACCGCTAACGACGATGCCGCCACCACCAACGTCCTCCTGCAGGACTTCAAAACGGAGCCCACCAATCCAGACATCACTGCCGAGGACCAGGTGACCTTTGAACCCGACACGGAGCAGACCATCAACTCGGACACCCTGCACGCTCTGGTGGAGCAGCTGCGGCCCCAGCCCTCCCCGCCTGCCCAGAGCCTGGAGCAGATAGTCATCATTAGGACGGTGGACAACGCAGAGCACAACCCTCCGCAGCAGTGA